The Thermomicrobiales bacterium genome contains a region encoding:
- a CDS encoding leucine--tRNA ligase — MSTTQGETEQTQRTRHSRYDHAAVEAKWREAWEDAGLYRTDLEDDSRPKWYAVTMYPYPSGDLHIGHWYAMTPSDTAARYRRMQGYNVLFPMGFDAFGLPAENAAIKRNIHPTKWTLSNIENMRRQMRNMGAMFDWDAEVVTCLPEYYKWNQWFFLKFLEQDLAYRKKQNVWWCPNDQTVLANEQVIDGRCERCGAEVYQRQMEQWFFRITKYADELLEYPDVEWPESGKIMQRNWIGRSEGARVTFTTEHGDPIEVFTTRPDTLWGATFMVLAPEHPLVDSLTTDVQREAVDAYRQQTARESEIARQSTEKEKTGVFTGGYAINPVNGERVPVWIADYVLITYGTGAIMAVPAHDERDFAFALKFGLPIIPVIRRPDGQVRAVVPFDAVNDRANFQHALGTMAMTATEADGEFHISLGGRQVDTFSAMVRSSLSPGHWVAYAGARNGVIFADKSIELGSVAADHEIVQRTGVGQTAMGILHNEPFFVAEPEVTFHSHIGEMVNSGDLTGTPAETAIATTIEWLEERELGSREVTFRMRDWLISRQRYWGTPIPIVYCDQCGVVPVPEEDLPVVLPDDSQFSPTGESPLKSDERFINTICPSCGGPGRRETDTMDTFMDSSWYWYRYLTPHKDDGPIDVDLVRRWTPLDQYTGGVEHMTMHLLYARFFTKAMRDMGLVEIDEPFRRLFNQGIILGEDSQKMSKSRGNVVDPDELVDELGADTVRLFLMFLGPWHLGGPWNSRGVSGPQRFLDRAWAVVTETAGNPVEDREDDATRALRRVTHQTIRDVSRDMETFSFNTMVAHLMEFVNELMRQKDTEVAHTSAWREAIDTLPLLLAPGAPYISEELWHQLGKPFSVHTQSWPEWDEALAAEDTIEVAVQVNGKVRGHVSLAPDVSQPDALDAARANERIAEYLSGKTVVKEIYVAGRLINFVVR, encoded by the coding sequence GTGAGCACGACACAAGGCGAGACTGAGCAAACCCAGCGCACACGGCACAGCAGGTACGACCACGCGGCAGTAGAGGCAAAGTGGCGCGAGGCGTGGGAAGATGCCGGGCTGTACCGCACCGACCTGGAGGACGACTCCCGACCGAAGTGGTACGCGGTGACGATGTATCCATACCCCAGCGGTGATCTGCACATCGGCCACTGGTACGCGATGACCCCGTCAGACACCGCCGCGCGCTACCGACGCATGCAGGGCTACAACGTCCTCTTCCCGATGGGTTTCGACGCCTTTGGCCTGCCGGCTGAGAACGCCGCGATCAAGCGCAACATTCACCCGACCAAGTGGACCCTGTCCAACATCGAGAACATGCGTCGCCAGATGCGCAATATGGGTGCGATGTTCGACTGGGACGCCGAAGTCGTTACCTGCCTGCCGGAGTACTACAAGTGGAACCAGTGGTTCTTCCTGAAGTTCCTGGAGCAGGACCTGGCCTACCGGAAGAAGCAGAACGTCTGGTGGTGCCCGAATGACCAGACGGTGCTGGCCAACGAGCAGGTGATCGACGGACGCTGCGAGCGCTGCGGTGCCGAGGTCTATCAGCGGCAGATGGAGCAGTGGTTCTTCCGCATCACGAAGTACGCCGATGAGCTGCTGGAATACCCCGACGTCGAGTGGCCCGAGAGCGGCAAGATCATGCAGCGCAACTGGATCGGTCGCTCTGAGGGTGCGCGGGTAACGTTCACCACCGAGCACGGCGACCCGATCGAAGTCTTCACCACCCGGCCCGATACACTGTGGGGCGCGACTTTCATGGTCCTGGCTCCCGAACACCCGCTCGTTGATTCGCTGACGACCGACGTGCAACGCGAAGCGGTCGACGCTTACCGGCAGCAGACAGCCCGTGAATCGGAGATCGCCCGGCAGTCCACTGAGAAGGAGAAGACGGGCGTCTTCACCGGTGGCTACGCGATCAATCCAGTCAACGGCGAGCGCGTGCCGGTCTGGATCGCTGACTATGTCCTGATTACCTACGGCACCGGCGCGATCATGGCTGTTCCGGCCCATGACGAGCGCGACTTTGCCTTCGCGCTGAAATTCGGTTTACCGATTATCCCGGTCATTCGCCGCCCGGATGGTCAGGTACGAGCAGTTGTGCCGTTCGACGCCGTGAATGACCGCGCCAATTTCCAGCACGCGCTTGGAACCATGGCAATGACGGCGACCGAAGCTGATGGTGAGTTCCACATCTCACTCGGTGGCCGTCAGGTCGATACTTTCTCTGCAATGGTTCGCTCTTCGCTGAGCCCTGGACACTGGGTCGCCTATGCTGGTGCGCGGAATGGCGTCATCTTTGCCGACAAATCGATTGAGCTGGGCAGCGTCGCTGCCGACCACGAGATTGTTCAGCGCACAGGGGTCGGGCAGACAGCGATGGGGATCCTGCACAATGAGCCGTTCTTTGTCGCTGAGCCGGAGGTGACGTTTCATAGTCACATCGGCGAGATGGTGAACTCGGGCGACCTGACTGGTACGCCTGCTGAGACAGCGATTGCGACGACGATTGAATGGCTGGAGGAGCGCGAACTCGGTTCTCGCGAGGTGACCTTCCGGATGCGCGACTGGCTGATCTCGCGCCAGCGCTATTGGGGCACGCCGATCCCGATTGTTTACTGCGATCAGTGCGGCGTCGTGCCGGTGCCAGAGGAGGATCTGCCGGTCGTCCTGCCGGACGACTCGCAGTTCAGCCCAACGGGCGAGTCGCCGCTGAAGTCGGACGAGCGCTTTATCAACACGATCTGCCCATCCTGTGGCGGGCCGGGACGGCGTGAGACCGACACGATGGATACCTTCATGGACTCGTCCTGGTATTGGTACCGCTACCTGACTCCGCACAAGGACGATGGCCCGATTGATGTCGATCTGGTTCGTCGTTGGACCCCGCTCGATCAGTACACCGGCGGCGTTGAGCACATGACGATGCACCTGCTGTACGCGCGCTTTTTCACCAAGGCGATGCGTGACATGGGTCTCGTCGAAATCGACGAGCCGTTCCGGCGGCTGTTCAACCAGGGCATCATCCTCGGCGAGGATTCGCAGAAGATGTCCAAGAGCCGCGGAAACGTCGTTGATCCAGATGAGCTGGTCGATGAGCTGGGCGCAGATACCGTCCGGCTGTTCCTGATGTTTCTTGGGCCGTGGCACCTGGGTGGCCCGTGGAATTCACGCGGTGTCTCCGGTCCGCAACGCTTCCTGGATCGTGCCTGGGCGGTTGTTACCGAGACGGCCGGCAACCCGGTCGAGGATCGCGAAGATGACGCAACCCGCGCCCTGCGCCGCGTCACGCATCAGACGATCCGCGACGTCTCCCGCGACATGGAGACGTTCTCGTTCAACACGATGGTCGCGCACCTGATGGAGTTCGTGAACGAGCTGATGCGCCAGAAGGACACCGAGGTCGCGCACACCAGCGCCTGGCGAGAGGCGATCGACACGCTGCCGCTGCTGCTGGCACCGGGTGCACCATACATCAGCGAAGAGCTGTGGCACCAACTGGGCAAGCCGTTTTCGGTGCATACGCAGTCGTGGCCCGAGTGGGACGAGGCACTCGCTGCCGAGGACACGATCGAAGTCGCCGTGCAGGTGAACGGCAAGGTCCGTGGTCACGTCAGCCTGGCACCCGATGTCAGCCAGCCTGACGCCCTCGACGCAGCCCGCGCCAACGAGCGCATCGCCGAGTACCTGTCCGGGAAGACTGTTGTCAAAGAGATCTACGTGGCCGGGCGGTTGATCAATTTCGTGGTGAGGTAG
- a CDS encoding haloacid dehalogenase, with protein MVDLPRTGDQISTIGERVIARLESTNVARERALAETRQIVRMSANAIRAVHRNNFDEARELLTKARAMQDALAADLVDAPNIYWSGYVQDAQKELAEANIVLGIISGSGVPAPEDLNVEDAVYLNGLAEAASELRRYILDALRRGKPEQTEALLQTMDDVYGLLVSVDYPDAVTGGLRRTTDMLRGVLERTRGDLTISMQQRDLLAALNRAGQ; from the coding sequence ATGGTTGATCTTCCGCGCACCGGCGACCAGATCTCGACCATTGGTGAACGTGTCATCGCCCGCCTGGAAAGCACCAACGTGGCGCGCGAGCGTGCGCTGGCCGAGACGCGCCAGATCGTGCGTATGAGTGCGAACGCCATCCGCGCCGTCCACCGCAACAACTTCGACGAAGCCCGCGAGCTGCTGACGAAAGCGCGCGCGATGCAGGACGCGCTGGCCGCCGATCTCGTTGACGCGCCGAACATCTACTGGTCCGGCTACGTGCAGGACGCGCAGAAGGAGCTGGCCGAAGCGAATATCGTCCTCGGCATCATTTCCGGCAGCGGCGTTCCCGCGCCGGAAGATCTCAATGTCGAAGACGCGGTCTACCTGAACGGCCTCGCCGAAGCGGCCAGCGAGCTGCGTCGCTACATCCTTGACGCGCTGCGACGCGGGAAGCCGGAGCAGACCGAGGCGCTCCTCCAGACGATGGACGATGTCTACGGGCTGCTGGTCAGTGTCGACTATCCCGACGCTGTGACTGGTGGTTTGCGCCGAACGACCGACATGCTGCGGGGTGTGCTGGAGCGCACGCGCGGCGATCTGACGATCTCGATGCAGCAGCGCGACCTGCTGGCAGCGCTCAACCGCGCCGGGCAATAG